Proteins encoded by one window of Nitrincola iocasae:
- a CDS encoding phosphoadenylyl-sulfate reductase — MSDVLTPQLEEKIAQAVSLLQQAESQYQGNLVLANSLGAEDMVLADLLAQHLPGIGQFVLDTGRLPEETLTLLAKFSERYPQLKVDVYYPDATAVEGFVRDHGINAFYESQALRKACCGVRKLEPLKRALAGRAAWITGLRREQSVTRDAVELSEWDAANGLQKLNPLADWTLAEIWAYIKHFDVPYNALHDQHYPSIGCAPCTRSITVGEDVRAGRWWWENPENRECGLHAAASSSIPLRTSR, encoded by the coding sequence ATGTCAGATGTATTAACACCCCAGCTAGAAGAGAAAATTGCCCAGGCGGTGAGCCTGTTGCAGCAAGCCGAAAGCCAATATCAGGGCAATCTGGTGCTGGCGAACAGCCTGGGTGCTGAAGATATGGTGCTGGCTGACCTGCTGGCACAGCACCTGCCGGGTATCGGCCAATTTGTGCTGGATACCGGACGCCTGCCGGAAGAAACTCTGACGCTATTGGCAAAATTCTCTGAGCGTTATCCGCAACTGAAAGTGGATGTCTATTACCCGGATGCTACCGCTGTAGAAGGTTTTGTGCGTGATCATGGGATTAATGCCTTTTATGAATCCCAGGCGTTACGCAAAGCCTGTTGTGGCGTACGTAAGCTGGAACCACTCAAGCGCGCTTTGGCTGGGCGTGCGGCCTGGATTACCGGGTTGCGCCGGGAGCAGTCAGTCACACGTGATGCCGTCGAACTCTCCGAGTGGGATGCCGCTAACGGTTTGCAGAAGCTTAATCCGCTGGCTGACTGGACTCTGGCCGAGATCTGGGCCTATATCAAGCACTTTGATGTGCCCTATAATGCCCTGCATGATCAGCACTACCCCAGCATAGGCTGTGCACCCTGTACACGCTCCATTACGGTGGGTGAAGATGTGCGCGCTGGACGCTGGTGGTGGGAGAATCCTGAAAACCGTGAATGTGGACTGCATGCGGCCGCCAGCTCCAGTATTCCTTTACGCACTTCGAGATAA
- a CDS encoding DUF934 domain-containing protein — protein sequence MPLLIDRQTAENTWTFVNPEQPEDFQAESIKDLLVPFALLQQAADARPGRLGVQINGEQAAADLQPWLAQLSLIAIEFPMFRDGRGYSLARQLRRLGYTGELRAVGDIGRDQLGYLERCGFNAFALADEKYKPEMLSAFTEISVRYQGAADDPRPIYRQS from the coding sequence ATGCCGTTGCTCATTGATCGCCAGACAGCTGAAAATACCTGGACCTTCGTTAACCCGGAGCAGCCGGAAGACTTCCAGGCGGAATCTATTAAAGACCTGCTGGTGCCGTTTGCCTTGCTGCAACAGGCGGCTGATGCTAGACCGGGTCGTCTGGGTGTGCAAATCAATGGTGAGCAAGCGGCGGCTGATCTGCAGCCCTGGCTGGCGCAGTTGTCTCTGATCGCTATCGAGTTCCCCATGTTTCGTGATGGTCGTGGCTATAGTCTGGCTCGGCAGTTACGTCGACTCGGCTATACCGGTGAATTGCGTGCTGTCGGCGATATCGGCCGAGATCAGCTAGGCTATCTGGAACGTTGTGGCTTTAATGCTTTTGCCCTGGCCGATGAAAAATATAAACCGGAGATGCTCAGTGCCTTTACTGAAATCTCCGTGCGCTATCAGGGTGCGGCTGATGATCCGCGTCCGATCTACCGTCAATCCTGA
- the nirD gene encoding nitrite reductase small subunit NirD, translating to MNSAILTASEWIPVCQQSDLVAGAGVAVIIKGQPVAIFWLPGQQPECYALSHTDPFSGAEVLAHGLLCESEGIWSVASPIYKQHFRLDNGVCLEDSQVSINCWAVRFQGEQVEIGDFTALGGLET from the coding sequence ATGAACTCTGCCATATTGACAGCATCAGAATGGATACCGGTATGCCAGCAGAGTGATCTGGTGGCGGGTGCCGGTGTCGCCGTGATCATCAAGGGACAGCCGGTAGCCATTTTCTGGTTACCAGGGCAACAGCCGGAATGCTATGCACTGTCGCACACGGACCCTTTTTCCGGCGCCGAAGTATTGGCGCACGGCTTGCTGTGTGAGAGTGAGGGGATCTGGTCGGTAGCCTCACCCATATACAAGCAGCATTTTCGACTGGATAATGGTGTGTGTCTGGAAGACTCGCAGGTCAGCATCAACTGCTGGGCTGTCAGGTTTCAGGGAGAGCAGGTGGAAATAGGTGACTTTACAGCACTAGGCGGGCTCGAAACTTGA
- a CDS encoding nitrite/sulfite reductase, protein MYQYNNVDQQIVDERVEQFRDQTRRYLAGDLSDDEFLALRLMNGLYIQRQAPMLRVAIPYGLMSSDQLHKLAHIARTYDRGYGHFTTRTNIQFNWPKLEEVPDILAELAKAQMHAIQTSGNCIRNTTTDHFAGVNADELEDPRPWCEIIRQWSTLHPEFAYLPRKFKIAVTGSKEDRAASQVHDIGLHLVSNTEGEVGFEVLVGGGLGRTPVIGKVIREFLPKADLLSYLDAILRVYNLKGRRDNKYKARIKILVESLGIDAFRELVETEWQEARDTELTLTQQEIDRVKSFFVPHPYESLPDHSEVLEAKLAADTDFRVWYERNTRAHKVSGYRSVVVSLKPLLGAPGDITDLQMDVVADLAEQYSFAEIRSTHDQNLVLAEVRKADLYAVWQKLAEHNLARANINTLTDMIVCPGFDFCALANAKTLNIADAINTEFEDLDYLYDLGDIQLNMSGCINACGHHHVGHIGILGVDKKGEDWYQITLGGSGREDASLGKVLGKAVAADEVPAVLRKILETYVEQRTDEERFLDTVRRVGVAPFKEKVYAVAH, encoded by the coding sequence ATGTATCAGTATAATAACGTCGATCAGCAAATCGTTGATGAACGCGTTGAGCAGTTCCGAGATCAGACCCGCCGCTATCTGGCCGGAGACTTGTCGGATGATGAGTTTCTGGCCTTGCGCTTGATGAATGGATTGTATATCCAGCGTCAGGCGCCGATGTTACGGGTGGCAATTCCTTATGGATTGATGTCCTCGGATCAGTTGCACAAGTTGGCGCATATTGCCCGTACCTATGATCGAGGCTACGGTCACTTTACTACGCGTACTAATATTCAGTTCAACTGGCCCAAACTGGAAGAGGTGCCGGATATTCTCGCCGAGCTGGCGAAAGCGCAGATGCATGCCATTCAGACCTCCGGCAACTGTATCCGTAATACCACCACGGACCACTTTGCCGGTGTCAACGCCGATGAGTTGGAAGACCCACGTCCCTGGTGTGAAATTATTCGTCAGTGGTCGACACTGCACCCGGAATTTGCTTACCTGCCGCGCAAGTTCAAAATTGCTGTTACCGGCAGCAAAGAAGACCGTGCCGCCAGTCAGGTACATGATATTGGCTTGCATCTGGTCAGCAACACTGAGGGTGAAGTCGGCTTTGAAGTGCTGGTCGGTGGCGGTTTGGGCCGTACGCCGGTGATCGGTAAAGTCATTCGTGAGTTTTTGCCTAAAGCGGATCTACTGTCCTATCTGGATGCGATTTTGCGGGTGTATAACCTCAAAGGGCGTCGTGACAACAAGTACAAGGCCCGCATCAAAATTCTGGTCGAGTCTCTGGGTATCGATGCCTTCCGTGAGCTGGTTGAAACTGAATGGCAGGAGGCGCGCGATACAGAACTGACGCTGACCCAGCAGGAAATCGACCGGGTGAAGTCGTTCTTCGTGCCACACCCTTATGAATCCCTGCCTGATCACAGTGAAGTTCTGGAAGCCAAGCTGGCGGCCGATACGGATTTCCGTGTCTGGTACGAGCGCAATACCCGTGCGCACAAGGTATCCGGTTATCGCAGTGTTGTGGTGTCGTTAAAACCCCTGCTGGGTGCACCCGGTGATATTACCGATCTGCAGATGGATGTGGTAGCCGACCTGGCTGAGCAGTACAGCTTTGCCGAAATACGCTCAACCCATGATCAGAACCTGGTTCTGGCCGAAGTGCGTAAAGCTGATCTTTATGCTGTGTGGCAAAAGCTGGCTGAGCATAACCTGGCGCGTGCCAATATCAATACGCTGACTGACATGATTGTCTGCCCCGGGTTTGATTTCTGTGCGCTGGCCAATGCCAAAACGCTGAATATTGCCGATGCGATCAATACTGAATTTGAAGATCTGGACTACCTCTACGACCTGGGCGATATTCAGTTGAATATGTCCGGCTGTATCAATGCCTGTGGTCATCACCATGTCGGTCATATCGGTATTCTGGGTGTGGATAAAAAGGGCGAAGACTGGTATCAGATCACCTTAGGTGGTTCGGGCCGCGAAGATGCGTCACTCGGTAAAGTACTGGGTAAAGCTGTCGCAGCCGATGAAGTACCCGCGGTGTTACGTAAAATTCTGGAAACCTATGTAGAACAGCGTACCGATGAAGAGCGCTTTCTGGATACCGTGCGCCGTGTAGGCGTCGCCCCGTTTAAGGAGAAGGTTTATGCCGTTGCTCATTGA
- the nirB gene encoding nitrite reductase large subunit NirB, protein MKKQLLVIGNGMVGHHFAEQLMASDKADEFQLQIFAGEKHPAYDRVHLSEYFESQSATHLHLGDADFYSRDGVNLHLNQPVLSIDREAHKVTTAAGEFSYDKLVLATGSYPFVPPIPGREQDHCLVYRTLDDLDAIRESAKGATRGVVVGGGLLGLEAANALKKLGLEAHVVEFAPRLMPVQLDTDAGQLLRRKIEELGVQVHTEKATREIVAGDEHRLRMCFSDETWLETDLIVFSAGIRPQDSLAAQAGLTLGERGGIVIDNQCKTSDPDIYAIGECALWQKQLFGLVAPGYTMARTAVSDLTGDGKTSFTGADMSTKLKLLGVDVGSIGNAHGSTPGALNYRYADELVGVYRRLVVSADGKHLIGAILVGDNSYYDTLLQYALNGIELPEYPESLILPSTGQDMPGLGASALPYEATICSCHNVTKGDICEAMNDGAVSMADLKANTKAATGCGGCAAMVRTVLDSELEKRGVLVDKSICEHFGYTRQELFHLVKVEEIKTFAELISRYGQGGGCEICKPAVASILASIWNDHVHEPAHVALQDTNDTFMANMQKNGTYSVVPRIPGGEITPSMLISIGEVGKKYNLYTKITGGQRIDLFGATLDELPLIWEELIAAGFETGHAYGKSLRTVKSCIGDTWCRYGVQDSMSMAIQLENRYKGLRSPHKVKMAVSGCTRECAEAQSKDIGVIATEKGWNLFVCGNGGMKPRHADLFATDLDDETLMRYIDRVLMFYVYTADRLQRTSVWMENLQGGLDYLREVVIEDSLGLGAELEARMQHVVDSYECEWKNALQDPTKRKRFRSYVNAGEPRRARIALIEERGQLIPARDVTEEECA, encoded by the coding sequence ATGAAAAAACAACTCTTAGTCATCGGTAATGGCATGGTCGGCCACCACTTTGCCGAACAGCTGATGGCATCGGATAAAGCCGATGAATTTCAGCTGCAGATTTTTGCCGGAGAAAAACACCCGGCCTATGACCGTGTGCATCTATCTGAATATTTTGAGTCTCAGAGTGCGACTCACCTGCACCTGGGTGATGCTGATTTTTACAGCCGCGATGGGGTTAATCTACACCTGAATCAACCGGTATTGAGTATCGACCGGGAGGCGCACAAGGTCACGACGGCGGCAGGTGAGTTTAGCTACGATAAATTGGTGCTGGCCACCGGTTCTTATCCCTTTGTGCCGCCAATCCCCGGCCGTGAACAGGATCACTGCCTGGTGTACCGCACCCTGGATGATCTGGATGCGATTCGTGAGAGTGCCAAGGGCGCGACCCGTGGCGTCGTAGTAGGCGGTGGACTGCTGGGGCTTGAAGCGGCGAATGCACTGAAAAAACTGGGACTGGAAGCGCATGTCGTCGAGTTTGCCCCGCGACTTATGCCGGTACAGTTAGACACAGACGCCGGGCAGTTGCTGCGTCGTAAGATTGAAGAGTTGGGGGTACAGGTGCACACCGAAAAAGCGACGCGAGAGATAGTCGCCGGTGACGAGCATCGCTTGCGTATGTGTTTTAGCGATGAAACCTGGCTGGAAACCGATCTGATCGTGTTTTCCGCAGGGATTCGCCCCCAGGACAGTCTGGCTGCGCAGGCCGGTCTTACTCTGGGAGAGCGTGGCGGCATAGTGATCGATAACCAATGTAAAACCAGTGATCCTGATATTTATGCCATAGGGGAATGTGCGCTGTGGCAGAAGCAGCTATTCGGCTTAGTCGCACCGGGCTACACCATGGCCAGAACGGCCGTGTCAGACCTGACTGGAGACGGTAAAACCAGTTTTACCGGTGCAGATATGTCCACCAAACTGAAATTATTGGGAGTGGATGTCGGATCGATCGGTAATGCCCATGGCAGTACCCCCGGCGCGCTGAATTACCGTTACGCGGATGAACTGGTCGGTGTTTACCGACGCCTGGTGGTCTCAGCAGATGGTAAACATCTGATCGGCGCGATTCTGGTTGGCGACAATAGTTACTACGATACCCTGTTGCAGTATGCCTTGAATGGTATCGAACTGCCGGAGTATCCCGAATCCCTGATCTTGCCATCCACCGGTCAGGACATGCCAGGCCTGGGCGCTTCGGCCTTGCCCTATGAGGCGACCATCTGCTCTTGTCACAATGTCACCAAGGGGGATATTTGTGAAGCGATGAATGATGGTGCGGTGTCCATGGCTGATCTGAAAGCCAATACCAAAGCAGCAACCGGTTGCGGTGGTTGTGCTGCCATGGTCAGAACGGTGCTCGACAGTGAATTGGAAAAACGTGGGGTGCTGGTCGACAAGTCGATTTGCGAGCACTTCGGTTATACCCGTCAGGAGTTGTTCCATCTGGTCAAGGTTGAGGAGATCAAAACCTTTGCTGAACTGATCAGCCGTTATGGGCAGGGCGGCGGATGTGAGATCTGCAAACCGGCGGTGGCCTCGATTCTGGCCAGTATCTGGAATGATCATGTGCATGAGCCCGCCCATGTGGCACTGCAGGATACCAATGATACCTTCATGGCCAATATGCAAAAAAATGGCACCTACTCGGTTGTACCGCGTATTCCCGGTGGCGAAATTACCCCCAGTATGCTGATCAGCATTGGCGAAGTGGGTAAAAAGTACAATCTCTATACCAAAATCACCGGTGGCCAGCGTATCGACCTGTTCGGTGCCACGCTGGATGAGCTGCCATTAATCTGGGAAGAGCTGATTGCGGCAGGCTTCGAGACAGGCCATGCCTATGGCAAATCCCTGCGCACGGTTAAATCCTGTATTGGTGATACCTGGTGTCGTTATGGTGTGCAGGACAGCATGAGCATGGCGATACAGCTGGAAAATCGCTACAAGGGATTGCGTTCGCCGCATAAGGTAAAAATGGCCGTGTCCGGCTGTACACGTGAATGTGCGGAGGCGCAGAGCAAGGACATCGGTGTGATTGCCACCGAGAAGGGCTGGAATCTGTTCGTTTGCGGTAACGGGGGTATGAAACCGCGCCATGCCGATCTGTTTGCCACCGATCTGGATGATGAAACCCTGATGCGCTATATCGACAGGGTACTGATGTTTTATGTCTACACCGCCGACCGTCTGCAACGTACTTCGGTATGGATGGAAAACCTGCAAGGGGGCCTGGACTATCTGCGCGAGGTGGTGATTGAAGACAGTCTTGGTTTAGGGGCCGAGCTGGAAGCGCGCATGCAGCATGTGGTGGATAGCTATGAGTGTGAGTGGAAGAATGCTCTACAGGATCCGACCAAGCGCAAACGTTTCCGTAGTTATGTAAACGCCGGAGAGCCTCGTCGGGCGCGTATTGCGCTGATAGAAGAGCGTGGTCAGTTAATTCCGGCACGTGATGTAACTGAGGAGGAATGCGCATGA